GCGTAAACCTGTCTTTTCCGGCAAAAGAAAAGCGCCTGCCGCGAACGGCAGGCGCTGCAACACGCGCAGTAAAGGTCGGGATTCTATTGGGCCGGAACGCAGACGATATCCAGCTTCACCGGGCAATTGTCTTGAATGACATAGTCGCCAACAGTGCCCTGGTATTTGATGTCGAAATCATTGCGATTGAGCTCGAATTCCGCCTTCACCTTCAGGTTGGCGCCGTCAAGCG
Above is a window of Candidatus Hydrogenedentota bacterium DNA encoding:
- a CDS encoding YceI family protein gives rise to the protein KYPTSTFKTTSIKPSASGFDVSGDLTIRDKTKNITFPATIALDGANLKVKAEFELNRNDFDIKYQGTVGDYVIQDNCPVKLDIVCVPAQ